Part of the Vagococcus teuberi genome, AGTTCTCGAAACAAGTGGCTCGTTTAATAGAAAAAAAACGTGCTGACAAACCAATTGAAACAACAGGTGAGTTGGTTGATATCATTAAAGAAGCTATTCCAGCACCTGCTAGAAGAAAAGGTGGACATCCAGCTAAACGCATTTTTCAAGCAATTCGTATTGAAGTTAATAGTGAACTAGATGTTATTGGAGAAACACTTGAACAAGCTATTGATTTATTAAAACCGAATGGACGAATTAGTGTTATTACTTTCCATTCGCTAGAAGATAAAATTGTAAAAAATATTTTTAAAGAATATAGTACACCACAAGATTTGCCACCAGGATTACCAATTGTACCAGTTGAGTATCAACCTGATATTAAACTTGTGAACAGAAAACCAATTGTGGCTTCTAAGGAAGAATTAGAAGTTAACAATCGCTCTCGTAGTGCAAAACTACGTATTATCGAAAAAATAACTCCTGAAAGGGTGGTTTAACATGTCTTTGCCAGAAAAGCATAGCCAATTTACATATGACGAATCTCCAGTTAACTCACCTAGTAAGGAGAAAGGCAAATTAGAAGAAGTAAAACTTCCAATGATGCCTCCTAGTAAATTAAAAAAAGTAACGAAATTAGAGAAATTTGTATTTGTGGCTTTTGTTGGAACGTTTTTATGTTTAGCAGTGGCAACTATTCGGATGACAACCTATATTAATCGTGAAGAAGAGGCAATCTCGTCTATTCAAGCTGAAAAACAACAAATGCAGCAGGATATTGAAACGCTCGATCAGGAAAAAAATGAGCTACAACGGACTGAACGTTTGAAAAAAGTTGCAGAAAGTGCAGGAATGCAAATGCATGATGAGAATATAAGGAAAATCAAATGATGAAAAAAATTAAAGAGTTCTTTATTAAATTAAATAAAAAAATACAAGAAAAGAGTTTAACACCAGCAGGCAATAGAAAAAAAGTAGGGGTTATCCTGTTTTATACCTCTATTGCTGTTTTTGCGATTATCTCTTTACGCTTTGTTTACATCATAACAGTTGGTAAAGTGGGATCACAAAGTCTTGATTCTGAAAGGCAAAAAATATATCAAGGAAGTAGCGTTATCAAAGCAAAACGTGGAACGATTTTTGATCGTAATGGGTTGCCACTTGCTGAAGATGCTACTTCTTATTCGTTATATGCCGAATTAGATAAAAATTATAAAGGAATTAATAATGTTGAGTTGTTTGTTCATGACAAGGATCATGATAAGATTGCTGAAATACTTAATAAATACACAGGTATTGACAAAGAGTTGGTGTTAGACCAACTAAAACCTAAAAAAAATAAAAACGGAAAACTAATTACAAATGTGGAATTTGGATCCAAGGGAAAAAATTTAAGTTTGGAAACTAAAAATAGTATTAAAGAAGCACTTGAAAAAGAGAAAATAACCGGTATTTATTTTAAAGAACATCCAGATAGACTATATCCTAATGGGAAATTTGCTTCTTATTTTATTGGATATGCTCAACCAGAAGATAATAATAAGGAAGATAGCAAATTAAGTGGTAAGAATGGCTTAGGTATTGAACATGCCTATGACAGTGTGTTAAAAGGTGAAGATGGCTTTAAATATTACCAAAAAGATAGTAAGGGAAATGAGCTTCCAGGGACAGAAGTGATAGATAAAAAAGCGAAAGATGGACAGGATATTTATACTACACTTGATACAAATCTTCAGACTCGGTTAGAAGATGTGATGGACAGTGTGAATGAAAAAGCAAAACCAGAAGATATGACAGCTATTTTAATGGATGCAAAAACGGGTGATATTCTAGCAGCATCACAACGCCCAACTTTTGACCCACAAACAAAAGAAGGTTTATATAAAGAAAAAGGAAAACCAGATCCAGTTTGGGAGAACTTATTAGTGCAACGTCCATTTGAACCAGGGTCAACAATGAAAGTTTTCACAGTGGCAGCAGCAATTGATTCAGGTAAATTTCCATATAATGAAACATTTACATCAGGAAAGACACAGTTGTATGATGCAACCATTAGTGATTGGATCCCATCAGGAAAAGGTATATTGACATATAGACAGGCTTTATCTTGGTCAAGTAATGTCGGAATGGTTAATCTAGAACAAAAAATGGGATCAATTTGGCCTGAATATT contains:
- the ftsL gene encoding cell division protein FtsL; amino-acid sequence: MSLPEKHSQFTYDESPVNSPSKEKGKLEEVKLPMMPPSKLKKVTKLEKFVFVAFVGTFLCLAVATIRMTTYINREEEAISSIQAEKQQMQQDIETLDQEKNELQRTERLKKVAESAGMQMHDENIRKIK
- a CDS encoding peptidoglycan D,D-transpeptidase FtsI family protein: MKKIKEFFIKLNKKIQEKSLTPAGNRKKVGVILFYTSIAVFAIISLRFVYIITVGKVGSQSLDSERQKIYQGSSVIKAKRGTIFDRNGLPLAEDATSYSLYAELDKNYKGINNVELFVHDKDHDKIAEILNKYTGIDKELVLDQLKPKKNKNGKLITNVEFGSKGKNLSLETKNSIKEALEKEKITGIYFKEHPDRLYPNGKFASYFIGYAQPEDNNKEDSKLSGKNGLGIEHAYDSVLKGEDGFKYYQKDSKGNELPGTEVIDKKAKDGQDIYTTLDTNLQTRLEDVMDSVNEKAKPEDMTAILMDAKTGDILAASQRPTFDPQTKEGLYKEKGKPDPVWENLLVQRPFEPGSTMKVFTVAAAIDSGKFPYNETFTSGKTQLYDATISDWIPSGKGILTYRQALSWSSNVGMVNLEQKMGSIWPEYLERFGFGHSTNSGLPLEAAGSISDKNPVDMAMTSFGQAISVTNMQMMQAYTAITNEGKMLKPRYIKKIVDKDGKEKEVKTEVVGEPIKAATAKTVLEYMQDTVNDEIYGTGYGIYNIDGVNVSAKTGTAQIFENGQLLTGANDYIYSVVQIAPTENPEYIMYVTMKKPVVTGEYGSPEQMIAEVSNGMLKHAFKVDTTTDKGE